Proteins co-encoded in one Haladaptatus sp. ZSTT2 genomic window:
- a CDS encoding PRC-barrel domain-containing protein codes for MDAMPQEITSLVGREVYSNNGVFVGEVEDIRLDLDQEVVTGLALSQLNTDLFRNRLDGHRGVIIPYRWVRAVGDVVLINDVVERLRQPEEDEEVAA; via the coding sequence ATGGACGCAATGCCGCAAGAAATTACGAGCCTTGTCGGCCGCGAAGTCTACTCCAACAACGGGGTGTTCGTGGGTGAGGTCGAGGACATTCGACTCGACCTCGATCAGGAGGTTGTGACGGGGCTCGCGCTGAGTCAGCTCAACACCGACCTGTTCCGAAACCGGCTCGACGGACACCGGGGAGTCATCATTCCGTACCGCTGGGTGCGCGCTGTAGGCGACGTGGTGCTCATCAACGACGTTGTCGAACGCCTGCGCCAGCCAGAAGAAGACGAAGAAGTCGCGGCTTAA